The genome window GAATGTGAAGGCTGTGTGATCAATTGCTATATGCAACCATCTTTTGCCGTAGAAATGAATAAATATTTTTGGGCGGCTCTTCCGAGTACAATCAAATACAATTGGCTGAAAGGAACTTGGAAACAGCTTAATTTAAGCTAAACCCACTCAGATAAACTGTTCTAAATCTTTTATCTTATTTAGTGAAACACTTTTGGTATCTACTTCTTTTTTTCTGTCTTGGTTTGACTACAAAATCGATTTCCCAAGATAAAAAACCACTTCAACTCGAAAGTGGATTACCAGCTGATATCCAAAAGAAAATAAAACGTATTGAAAGTGCCGAGAGTATTACTCAAGCCGAAAACACTGCTCAACAGCTTCTTTCTCTCCTAAAAAATGAGGGCTATCTTTTTGCTTCGCTAGATTCTATTTGGGAATCAAACGCACATTACCACATTCAACTTTATACGGGCAATAAACTCATTTGGGGAAATATTGATGCCGACTCTTTAAGCACAGCGGTACTTCAAAAATCTTTTCAGAAGGCACAGTACAAAACTGCTCGTTGGGAAGAGTTATCCAATTGGAAAAAGAGCATTGAAGATTTTTATGCCTCAAACGGAGCACCCGACACGCAACTTCAAATCACGCCAAAACTAGCTTCTGCCCAACAAGTCGACTTACAGATCAGAGTAGAACAAGGAGCATATTATGTGTTCGATACCCTAAAAGTAATTAGCAATGGGAAATTGAATATTAAGAAATCGTTCTTCCAAAAATATATTGGCATTGAAAAAGGGGATGAATTTTCTACGGAAAAAATGGAGTTGATTCAAGACCGCTTGAAACAATTAGCATTTCTTCAATTGGAAGAAGAACCTAGCGTAAGTCTGAAAAATGAAAAAGCTTATGTAGAGCTGAAGCTCAAAAAGAGAAAAGCCAATCAGCTAGATGGTATGCTCGGACTTATGCCTTCAGAAAATGCCAATGGAAGTACAGATTACACCCTCACAGGTCATATCTTACTTGATATTTACAATCCTCTGATGACAGGTAAGCACTTCAAATTGGATTGGCAACAACCCGATAAAAGCTCTCAACAACTTGAAGTCCTTTATGAACACCCTGTTTTCTTGAAAAAGGAAAAGTTGGATTTAGAAGGCTTCCTTAGCTTTCAGAAAAATGATACGATTTTCTTCAATGCCAACAGAGGTTTAGCACTTCATTACAGAGTAAGCGGTAAAAAGAAAATCGGACTTTTTATGGATTGGGAAAGTAGTCAGTCTTATTTGGATGAACGAGAAGAGGATGAAACTACTGAGCTATTGGACAGTGATTATCGTTGGATTAAACTTGGAGTGCAATACGCCTACAATAATCTGGACGAC of Sediminitomix flava contains these proteins:
- a CDS encoding BamA/TamA family outer membrane protein, coding for MTTKSISQDKKPLQLESGLPADIQKKIKRIESAESITQAENTAQQLLSLLKNEGYLFASLDSIWESNAHYHIQLYTGNKLIWGNIDADSLSTAVLQKSFQKAQYKTARWEELSNWKKSIEDFYASNGAPDTQLQITPKLASAQQVDLQIRVEQGAYYVFDTLKVISNGKLNIKKSFFQKYIGIEKGDEFSTEKMELIQDRLKQLAFLQLEEEPSVSLKNEKAYVELKLKKRKANQLDGMLGLMPSENANGSTDYTLTGHILLDIYNPLMTGKHFKLDWQQPDKSSQQLEVLYEHPVFLKKEKLDLEGFLSFQKNDTIFFNANRGLALHYRVSGKKKIGLFMDWESSQSYLDEREEDETTELLDSDYRWIKLGVQYAYNNLDDPFLPKKGSHLLLKMGLGQKELHSLSEEEKLLVENVNPLQSEMSLQYQSYRKLGKTSILKLAFNSSSLFGDQILQNDLYRIGGLKTLRGFDEQSLWVSSYLISTAEAQFFMQNNSYVFLFNDFAWLHDQAVRKESWLANGFGAGISLQSEIGIFQLVYSLGWQEDVPINLQNAKIHFGYRARF